One genomic region from Chthonomonas calidirosea T49 encodes:
- a CDS encoding DNA polymerase domain-containing protein, with amino-acid sequence MQAEEILYGWDPETRIVAVETVTKDTTLAIYRRTETDEVICRTVPFRPWLLLEEEPPFQIPIAERIALDTDGKDVGLDETSRKGYRILALFDDLMSYRDARLRLREHHVEHLACNSDARMALTRLGKTLFKGMAFEDIRRMQFDLETTGLSPTAPDSRILLIAISDNTGFKTVLEGDEVSILEQFVAIVAERDPDVLEGHNILGFDFPYLIERAKALGVKLSLGRDGSEPWRAGERNYAIGGTTRPFRPVYLFGRHVVDTYLVVQRFDWGRQSLVSYGLKECARHFGIASEDRVELPRQDMLRLYKQQADTVLRYALQDVEEVERLASIITPVEFYQTQMVPDNYGQVVASGNGEKINSIFLRAYLHEGRAIPFPQPSQPYEGGYVEVRARGVLRRVVKADVESLYPSLMLTYSIAPASDTLGIFLPALRFLTERRLEAKRKAAETQKPSTEFAYWDGLQASLKVLINSFYGYLGGPFNFNDYDAARRVTEEGRKLVQSLVQSLEATGSRVIEVDTDGVYFVPPEGVEGEEAERAYVAQIGATLPQGIRLAFDGRYAAMLSLKTKNYALACYDGTRILKGASLRSRADENYGRQFLEKAVAYLLDGDIQSLCQLYEETRQRLLNREIPIRDLARRERVTPKTFQSELKTRSAEVAKGVPIGDYVWVYERADGRLGRLEEYQNDENIAYYIDKLYKFARRLEEAFPSPQDFDKCIPSPKDSLQALQGELDLFG; translated from the coding sequence ATGCAGGCCGAAGAGATACTCTACGGATGGGACCCCGAAACGCGCATTGTAGCCGTGGAGACCGTTACAAAAGATACCACGCTTGCCATCTATCGCCGTACCGAAACCGATGAGGTGATCTGCCGCACGGTCCCCTTTCGGCCCTGGCTTCTCCTGGAAGAAGAGCCGCCATTCCAAATCCCCATCGCCGAGCGCATCGCTCTCGATACCGATGGGAAGGACGTCGGCCTTGACGAGACTTCCAGGAAAGGCTACCGCATTCTAGCCCTCTTCGATGACCTTATGAGCTATCGTGATGCCCGCCTTCGGCTGCGCGAGCACCATGTCGAGCACTTGGCCTGCAACAGCGACGCCCGCATGGCGCTGACCCGCCTCGGGAAAACCCTCTTTAAAGGGATGGCCTTTGAAGACATACGCCGCATGCAGTTCGATCTGGAGACCACAGGGCTTAGTCCCACCGCTCCCGATAGCCGTATTCTGCTGATCGCCATCTCCGATAACACCGGCTTCAAAACGGTGTTGGAAGGTGACGAGGTTTCCATCTTGGAGCAGTTTGTCGCCATTGTCGCCGAACGTGACCCCGACGTGCTCGAGGGCCACAACATTCTCGGTTTCGACTTTCCCTACCTGATCGAGAGAGCGAAAGCGCTTGGGGTCAAACTGTCCTTAGGGCGTGATGGCTCGGAGCCTTGGCGCGCTGGCGAACGCAACTACGCCATCGGCGGCACCACACGGCCATTTCGCCCGGTCTACCTCTTCGGCCGGCATGTGGTAGACACCTACCTCGTCGTACAGCGTTTCGACTGGGGCCGTCAATCGCTCGTGAGCTACGGCCTAAAAGAGTGCGCCCGCCATTTTGGTATCGCCTCGGAAGACCGCGTCGAGCTGCCCCGTCAGGATATGCTGCGCCTCTACAAACAACAGGCCGACACGGTGCTGCGCTATGCCCTCCAAGACGTGGAAGAGGTGGAGCGCCTGGCCTCCATCATCACCCCCGTCGAGTTCTACCAAACCCAAATGGTTCCCGATAACTACGGGCAGGTGGTGGCTTCGGGTAACGGCGAGAAGATCAACTCCATCTTCCTACGAGCCTATCTTCACGAAGGGAGAGCCATTCCCTTCCCACAGCCCTCCCAACCCTATGAGGGCGGGTATGTGGAGGTGCGCGCGCGAGGGGTGCTGCGCCGTGTGGTAAAGGCCGACGTGGAAAGCCTCTACCCCAGCCTCATGCTCACCTACTCCATCGCGCCGGCCTCCGACACGTTGGGCATCTTTTTGCCTGCCCTGCGATTCCTAACTGAACGCCGTCTTGAAGCCAAACGAAAGGCCGCCGAAACCCAAAAGCCCTCCACCGAGTTTGCCTATTGGGATGGCCTACAGGCCTCCCTCAAAGTACTGATCAACTCGTTCTATGGCTATTTGGGAGGCCCTTTTAACTTCAACGATTACGACGCTGCACGCCGCGTGACGGAAGAGGGACGCAAGCTCGTCCAATCCCTCGTGCAGTCCCTTGAAGCGACAGGCAGCCGTGTGATCGAGGTGGATACCGATGGCGTCTACTTCGTACCGCCTGAAGGCGTCGAAGGAGAAGAGGCCGAGCGCGCCTACGTAGCGCAAATCGGTGCCACGCTTCCCCAAGGCATTCGATTGGCCTTCGATGGCCGCTATGCCGCCATGCTCTCCTTAAAAACGAAAAACTACGCGCTTGCCTGCTACGATGGCACCCGCATTCTTAAAGGCGCCTCCTTGCGCTCGCGCGCCGATGAAAACTATGGCCGCCAGTTCCTCGAAAAAGCCGTGGCCTATCTGCTCGATGGCGATATCCAGAGCCTCTGCCAGCTCTATGAAGAGACCAGACAACGCCTGCTGAACCGCGAAATCCCCATCCGGGACTTGGCAAGGCGCGAACGTGTGACCCCCAAGACGTTCCAAAGCGAGCTCAAGACTCGCTCGGCGGAGGTCGCCAAAGGCGTGCCGATAGGAGACTACGTGTGGGTCTACGAACGCGCAGATGGTCGGCTCGGGCGCCTAGAAGAGTACCAAAACGACGAGAACATCGCCTACTACATTGACAAGCTCTACAAGTTTGCACGCCGCCTCGAAGAGGCCTTCCCATCCCCGCAAGATTTTGACAAATGTATCCCCTCTCCTAAGGATTCTCTTCAGGCCCTTCAAGGAGAGCTGGATCTCTTTGGCTAA
- a CDS encoding uracil-DNA glycosylase has protein sequence MGEETDNRFAEMSSDEGSGTKAERLQLVAARAATCTACDLAATRTQVVFGDGNPEAPLMLVGEAPGMHEDATGKPFVGRAGVLLDACLRENSISRKHIYITNLVRCRPFTTESGAARNRPPTQEEINACRPWLEQTIDIIQPLVILCLGAPAANVLIHKGFKMSQERGQWFEGRYARYVAATWHPAYILRLQGDAYEAARRELVADIAAARQKVIEAKREPKLTLF, from the coding sequence ATGGGAGAAGAGACCGACAACAGGTTCGCTGAGATGAGCTCGGACGAGGGGAGTGGAACGAAAGCAGAGCGTTTACAGCTTGTTGCCGCCCGCGCAGCCACCTGCACCGCGTGCGATTTGGCGGCCACACGGACTCAGGTCGTGTTTGGCGATGGAAACCCAGAAGCCCCGTTGATGTTGGTGGGTGAGGCGCCCGGCATGCACGAAGACGCTACGGGTAAACCGTTTGTCGGGCGGGCAGGCGTGCTGTTAGATGCTTGCTTGCGCGAGAACAGCATCTCTCGGAAGCATATCTACATTACCAACCTGGTGCGGTGCCGCCCTTTTACCACCGAAAGTGGGGCGGCAAGAAATCGCCCACCGACGCAAGAGGAGATCAATGCGTGCCGACCTTGGTTAGAGCAGACGATAGATATTATTCAACCTTTGGTGATCCTCTGTTTAGGGGCACCTGCGGCCAACGTTTTGATCCATAAAGGCTTCAAAATGAGCCAGGAGCGAGGCCAGTGGTTTGAGGGGCGTTATGCGCGTTATGTGGCCGCTACATGGCATCCAGCCTATATTTTGCGCCTTCAGGGAGATGCCTACGAGGCCGCTCGGCGGGAGTTGGTGGCCGACATTGCGGCCGCACGCCAAAAAGTGATCGAGGCCAAGCGTGAACCCAAGCTAACGCTGTTTTAA
- the zwf gene encoding glucose-6-phosphate dehydrogenase: MSSDVTNPCALVLFGSTGDLTRRKIMPALYSLAKQKLLPPAFAIIAFARRDKDDATYREDVRAAIREFAPSLQPEGPEWEAFAQNIFYLRSTLDDSEGYHRLANLLDTLDQERQLGGNRLFYLATPPENFLEIIDHLGRAGLNRQKTPQSWTRIVVEKPFGYDLASARQLNAELRARFREEQIYRIDHYLGKEAVQNILVLRFANHIFEPLFNKNYIDHVQIIVAETIGVEGRGNYFDKSGITRDIIQNHALQVLTLVAMEPPISLHADAIRDEKVKTLRSLRPFSQEDVAQRTVRGQYGPGKLVIDGKEVEVPGYREEEGVDPKSTTETFAAIHFALENWRWAGVPFYVLAGKRLPKRVTEVQIQFKAVPDVLFARTAAEGLRPNRLVIRIQPDEGAFFEVCSKVPGPGLKIQTVQMDFKYGSAFNVPVHDAYERLLLDAIRGDASLFARGDEVEAAWEVVTPILEAWEHLTCPVFPNYPAGTWGPKAAADLLREGQVWRMPQ; the protein is encoded by the coding sequence ATGTCATCTGACGTAACGAACCCCTGTGCTCTTGTGCTTTTCGGATCGACTGGCGACCTAACGCGGCGGAAGATTATGCCGGCGCTTTACAGCCTGGCCAAGCAGAAGCTTCTGCCGCCGGCCTTCGCCATTATCGCCTTTGCGCGTCGAGATAAAGACGACGCGACCTATCGGGAGGACGTGCGTGCCGCCATTCGTGAGTTCGCGCCCTCCTTGCAGCCGGAAGGGCCGGAGTGGGAGGCCTTTGCGCAGAATATCTTCTATCTTCGCTCCACTCTCGACGATAGCGAGGGCTACCACCGATTGGCGAACCTGCTAGATACGTTAGACCAGGAGCGCCAGCTTGGCGGCAATCGTCTTTTCTATTTGGCGACGCCTCCTGAGAACTTTCTGGAGATTATCGATCATCTCGGACGAGCGGGCTTAAACCGCCAGAAGACCCCGCAATCGTGGACGCGCATCGTCGTGGAAAAGCCGTTCGGTTACGATTTAGCCTCAGCCCGACAACTTAACGCCGAGCTGCGAGCGCGTTTTCGCGAGGAGCAGATCTATCGGATTGATCACTATTTGGGCAAAGAGGCGGTTCAGAATATTTTGGTACTGCGGTTTGCTAACCACATCTTCGAGCCGCTTTTCAACAAGAACTATATTGACCATGTGCAGATCATCGTGGCCGAGACGATAGGGGTTGAAGGGCGTGGAAACTACTTCGATAAGTCGGGCATCACGCGCGACATCATTCAGAACCATGCGCTTCAGGTATTGACGTTGGTGGCGATGGAGCCGCCTATCTCTTTGCATGCCGACGCTATCCGCGATGAGAAGGTAAAGACGCTCCGTTCCTTGCGGCCGTTTTCGCAGGAGGATGTGGCGCAGAGGACGGTGCGGGGCCAGTACGGGCCGGGGAAGCTCGTGATAGATGGCAAAGAGGTGGAGGTGCCGGGCTATCGGGAGGAGGAGGGGGTGGACCCCAAATCCACCACGGAGACGTTTGCGGCCATCCACTTTGCTTTGGAGAACTGGCGCTGGGCCGGGGTTCCTTTTTATGTTTTGGCCGGCAAACGGTTGCCAAAGCGCGTTACCGAGGTTCAAATACAGTTTAAAGCCGTGCCGGATGTGCTTTTTGCCCGCACGGCTGCGGAGGGGCTGCGCCCTAATCGCCTGGTCATCCGCATTCAGCCGGACGAGGGGGCCTTCTTCGAGGTGTGCAGCAAGGTGCCCGGCCCCGGTTTAAAAATTCAGACCGTACAGATGGATTTTAAGTACGGCTCGGCCTTTAATGTGCCGGTGCACGACGCCTATGAGCGCCTTTTATTAGATGCCATTCGTGGCGACGCCAGCCTGTTTGCTCGCGGCGACGAGGTGGAGGCGGCCTGGGAGGTGGTCACACCCATTTTAGAGGCTTGGGAGCACCTTACGTGCCCCGTCTTCCCAAACTATCCGGCAGGGACTTGGGGGCCGAAGGCGGCTGCCGATCTGCTGCGCGAAGGACAGGTATGGCGTATGCCGCAGTAG
- the gnd gene encoding phosphogluconate dehydrogenase (NAD(+)-dependent, decarboxylating), which translates to MEMGIVGLGKMGGNMAERLIRRGHRIVGSDPNEAARQRLSALQGVAVSNVKDLIDRLEQTPKVVWSMVPAGEITDNVITEAAQHLRPGDIVIDGGNSRYTDSQRHYAFLKEKGIRFLDAGTSGGIWGLQEGYCLMVGGDPDTFQAVEPLLRDLAPEGGLLHTGPAGSGHYVKMVHNGIEYALMQAYAEGFEILKASPYPNLDLEAICNLWQHGSVVRSWLLELAARAFHQDPNLEKIEGYVEDSGEGRWTVMESIEHAVPAPVIALSLYMRFRSRQPDSFSAKVLAALRNQFGGHPVHLADKHD; encoded by the coding sequence ATGGAGATGGGAATCGTCGGTTTGGGGAAGATGGGCGGCAATATGGCCGAAAGGCTTATCCGCCGGGGACACCGCATTGTGGGCAGCGACCCCAACGAGGCCGCTCGGCAGCGCTTAAGTGCCCTGCAAGGAGTGGCGGTTAGCAACGTGAAAGATCTGATAGACCGGTTGGAGCAGACGCCAAAGGTGGTGTGGAGCATGGTACCTGCGGGCGAGATAACCGACAACGTTATAACAGAGGCGGCACAGCACCTTCGCCCAGGCGACATTGTGATAGACGGAGGCAACTCACGCTATACCGATTCGCAGCGCCACTACGCGTTCCTCAAGGAAAAGGGCATTCGCTTCCTTGATGCGGGCACTTCCGGTGGCATTTGGGGGCTCCAGGAGGGGTACTGCCTGATGGTGGGAGGCGACCCAGACACCTTTCAGGCGGTTGAACCTCTTTTGCGCGACCTAGCGCCGGAGGGCGGGCTGCTACACACGGGCCCTGCCGGTTCGGGCCACTATGTGAAGATGGTGCACAACGGCATTGAGTACGCTCTAATGCAGGCGTATGCAGAGGGTTTCGAGATACTGAAAGCTTCGCCCTACCCCAATCTCGATCTCGAAGCCATCTGTAATCTTTGGCAGCATGGCAGTGTGGTACGATCGTGGCTGCTGGAGCTGGCCGCCCGGGCCTTTCATCAGGACCCCAATTTAGAGAAGATCGAAGGCTACGTCGAGGATTCGGGAGAAGGGCGCTGGACGGTGATGGAGTCGATAGAGCACGCGGTGCCGGCACCGGTTATCGCCCTCTCGCTGTACATGCGATTTCGCTCGCGTCAGCCCGATAGTTTTAGCGCCAAGGTGCTGGCGGCCTTGCGGAATCAGTTCGGAGGACACCCGGTGCACCTGGCAGACAAGCACGATTAG
- a CDS encoding autoinducer 2 ABC transporter substrate-binding protein — MSRGRIQAAGRCALGLLLLGLALAGCSKETPTSGGTSSMVQGGKPKIVFVFKVGGISYSDACKAGAEQANNDPQIDATVEYEAPDQASAGKQAEIIDQARVGGANAIVVSPDDAQAVVPALDKAADAGIQTFTWDSDAPASKRKFYVAAVDDVQIGVEIADALAKAIGGKGKVLIFSGQRTAQNLNKHVEGMLEGFKKYPGITVAQPIYYNDDDKTKAVALAVQALQANPDAVGIACANSVSPPAAGEALRKLGRVGKVKVWGLALPSETRTYLKDGSVTGLYLWDPTKLTYYTAYLVRQALKGDMPKDGEKLPGLAQPIRVNGPIVTLPLRITITKDNVDQFHF; from the coding sequence TTGAGTAGAGGGAGGATACAGGCTGCAGGGCGCTGTGCGTTGGGTCTACTTTTGCTTGGCCTGGCGCTAGCCGGCTGTTCCAAAGAGACCCCAACGAGCGGCGGAACCTCTTCGATGGTGCAAGGGGGAAAGCCCAAGATCGTTTTTGTGTTTAAGGTGGGAGGCATCTCTTATAGTGACGCTTGTAAGGCGGGAGCCGAGCAGGCAAATAACGACCCGCAGATAGATGCCACCGTGGAGTACGAGGCTCCCGACCAAGCCTCGGCAGGCAAACAGGCCGAGATTATTGACCAGGCACGGGTAGGGGGCGCCAACGCGATCGTGGTATCGCCGGACGATGCTCAGGCCGTTGTGCCTGCTTTGGACAAGGCGGCGGACGCCGGTATTCAGACGTTCACTTGGGATTCGGATGCCCCAGCCAGCAAACGGAAGTTCTATGTGGCCGCGGTAGACGACGTGCAGATCGGCGTTGAGATTGCAGATGCGCTGGCCAAGGCGATCGGTGGGAAGGGCAAGGTGCTGATCTTCAGCGGCCAACGTACGGCGCAGAACTTGAACAAGCACGTGGAGGGGATGCTGGAGGGGTTTAAGAAATACCCAGGTATTACGGTGGCTCAACCGATCTACTACAACGACGATGACAAGACCAAGGCGGTGGCTTTGGCGGTGCAGGCGCTGCAGGCCAACCCAGATGCGGTTGGGATCGCTTGCGCAAACTCGGTGAGCCCCCCTGCTGCCGGTGAGGCCTTAAGGAAGCTGGGACGTGTAGGTAAAGTAAAGGTGTGGGGACTGGCTTTGCCTAGCGAAACGCGAACCTATTTGAAAGACGGCTCCGTGACCGGGCTTTACTTGTGGGACCCAACGAAGCTGACCTACTACACGGCCTATCTCGTTCGCCAGGCACTGAAGGGCGACATGCCGAAAGACGGCGAGAAGCTGCCTGGCCTTGCGCAGCCGATCAGGGTGAACGGGCCCATCGTCACATTGCCGTTGCGCATTACCATTACCAAAGACAACGTGGATCAGTTCCACTTTTAG
- a CDS encoding aspartate aminotransferase family protein, with protein sequence MSSSTTETTSPQGFSLEGEAYVEAIIERYRQYVNPGLARLMQFGGFGDVEVSAEGCVLTTATGAQYLDFLGGYGVFSVGHRHPKVVEAVHRQLDRLPLSARTFFCEAQALLAERLAQLTPGALQFTFFSNSGTEAVEAALKMARVATGRTQFVSTEGSYHGKSMGSLSVTGREKYRKPFEPLVPGVTFVPYNDVEALAEAVSSQTAAVILEAIQGEGGIIPAKPGYLTAAREICDRHGALLIVDEVQTGLGRTGALFGVDHEGVCPDIMTLAKALGGGVMPIGATIATAPIWERIFGENPLLHTSTFGGNPLACAAGLATLEVIQEEKLVQRAAERGEQLLAGLRAVQQEAGGAIVEVRGRGLMIGVEFAVKDVAELTINGMARRGVIAAYTLNNPKVIRLEPPLIVTADQVDTALRAFREAALEAISLLEGLEESVE encoded by the coding sequence ATGTCCTCTTCAACAACCGAAACGACCTCACCGCAGGGTTTTTCCTTAGAAGGGGAAGCCTACGTAGAAGCCATCATCGAGCGTTATCGGCAGTACGTCAATCCTGGTTTGGCCCGGCTGATGCAGTTTGGGGGCTTTGGGGACGTGGAGGTCTCTGCCGAAGGGTGTGTGCTCACAACGGCCACGGGGGCGCAGTATTTGGACTTTCTCGGCGGTTACGGCGTGTTTTCTGTGGGGCACCGTCACCCGAAAGTTGTGGAGGCGGTTCATCGTCAGTTGGATCGGCTGCCCCTGTCGGCCCGCACCTTTTTCTGTGAAGCGCAGGCGTTGCTAGCGGAACGCCTTGCCCAGCTAACGCCGGGCGCGTTGCAGTTCACTTTTTTCTCCAACAGTGGCACCGAGGCGGTGGAGGCCGCATTGAAGATGGCACGGGTGGCCACGGGCCGCACGCAGTTTGTAAGCACGGAAGGCTCTTATCATGGTAAGAGCATGGGGAGCCTGTCGGTAACGGGCAGGGAGAAGTATCGCAAGCCCTTCGAACCTCTCGTGCCTGGGGTAACCTTTGTGCCCTACAACGACGTCGAGGCGCTTGCGGAGGCGGTCTCTTCGCAGACGGCGGCGGTGATTTTGGAGGCGATTCAGGGCGAGGGAGGCATTATTCCTGCCAAGCCGGGCTATTTAACGGCGGCTCGCGAGATCTGCGACCGGCACGGCGCGCTGCTGATAGTGGATGAGGTGCAGACCGGTTTAGGGCGGACGGGCGCTCTCTTCGGGGTTGACCATGAGGGCGTTTGCCCAGATATTATGACCTTGGCCAAAGCCCTTGGAGGGGGGGTAATGCCCATAGGGGCCACAATCGCCACTGCGCCGATTTGGGAGCGGATTTTCGGTGAGAATCCGCTGCTGCATACCTCCACGTTTGGCGGCAATCCCCTTGCATGTGCGGCGGGATTGGCGACTTTGGAGGTGATTCAGGAGGAGAAGTTGGTGCAGAGGGCGGCCGAGCGCGGAGAGCAGCTTTTGGCCGGGCTACGTGCCGTTCAGCAAGAGGCCGGTGGGGCGATTGTGGAGGTGCGTGGCCGCGGGCTGATGATAGGGGTGGAGTTCGCTGTGAAGGATGTTGCGGAACTCACCATTAACGGCATGGCGAGGCGCGGGGTGATCGCGGCCTACACGCTCAATAACCCGAAGGTGATACGACTTGAGCCTCCGCTGATCGTGACGGCCGATCAGGTAGATACCGCCCTTCGTGCGTTTCGCGAGGCCGCATTAGAGGCGATTTCACTGCTAGAAGGATTGGAGGAGAGCGTTGAGTAG